In Candidatus Eisenbacteria bacterium, the following are encoded in one genomic region:
- a CDS encoding glycosyltransferase family 4 protein produces the protein MRIAFLADAQSPNTRSFLTPLVEQGHDIYLLSLHHIQDPMEGVTTHFLSHSPLLPKPLYITRWPQVRRWLREINPDLVVAYRITGNGLLAALSNWHPLVVVPTGTDILGLEKRPPALRKIVRYVLRKADGILCWAPHMAHAALQLRGTRSLALSPSPWNEGVQELDPLLPSGSADSKTGTRLLLIQPRGVNREFFKARPYPNEEDGEVVLVTTRSLKRSYRHELMIRAMSFLKDTRPRLRLDLAGGGADGPRLWELARSLGVDNVNFLGSISHAEIPRILSKGSIYVSLIDHDGVSASLLEAMSVGLYPVVGDSDAARVWIREGWNGSLVGGDDPESIAQMIRKLAADISFRREVVERNWGLAEERADLARNSHRISEWFGEVVACHRRASNVGRKIA, from the coding sequence ATGAGGATAGCTTTCCTAGCCGATGCACAGAGCCCGAATACCCGCTCCTTCCTAACTCCCCTCGTGGAGCAGGGGCATGACATCTATCTCCTCTCTTTGCATCACATCCAGGATCCGATGGAGGGGGTCACGACACATTTTCTCAGCCACAGCCCCCTGCTGCCCAAGCCGCTCTATATCACCCGATGGCCTCAGGTGCGGCGTTGGTTGCGAGAAATCAACCCCGATCTCGTTGTGGCTTATAGAATTACGGGTAACGGCTTGCTTGCCGCCCTCTCCAATTGGCACCCCTTGGTGGTTGTTCCCACCGGTACCGATATTCTGGGATTGGAAAAGCGCCCCCCCGCTCTGAGGAAAATCGTCCGATATGTGCTAAGAAAGGCGGATGGGATTCTCTGCTGGGCCCCCCATATGGCGCACGCCGCCCTTCAGCTGCGAGGGACGCGATCCTTGGCCCTTTCACCGAGCCCTTGGAATGAGGGGGTGCAGGAACTCGATCCGCTCCTTCCCAGCGGTTCAGCGGATTCAAAAACGGGCACCCGACTGCTATTGATTCAACCGAGGGGTGTAAATAGGGAATTTTTCAAAGCCCGGCCCTATCCCAACGAAGAAGATGGAGAAGTGGTTCTGGTCACGACCCGCTCGCTGAAACGTTCGTACCGGCACGAGTTGATGATCCGGGCCATGTCATTTCTGAAAGATACCCGTCCCCGGCTGCGTTTGGATCTGGCCGGCGGTGGGGCGGACGGACCCAGGCTTTGGGAGCTGGCGCGCTCCCTGGGTGTGGACAATGTAAACTTTCTGGGATCCATATCACATGCAGAGATTCCCCGGATTCTGTCGAAGGGATCGATCTATGTCAGCCTGATCGATCATGACGGGGTCAGCGCCTCTCTCTTGGAGGCGATGTCGGTGGGTCTCTATCCCGTCGTGGGAGACTCAGACGCCGCGCGCGTCTGGATACGGGAGGGTTGGAATGGGTCCCTGGTTGGCGGTGACGATCCCGAGTCGATAGCCCAAATGATTCGGAAACTCGCCGCAGATATTAGTTTTCGACGGGAGGTTGTGGAGAGGAATTGGGGGTTGGCGGAAGAAAGGGCCGATCTCGCCCGGAACAGCCATCGCATTTCGGAGTGGTTTGGGGAAGTGGTGGCGTGTCATCGTCGCGCGTCCAATGTGGGGCGCAAGATCGCATGA
- a CDS encoding glycosyltransferase, whose protein sequence is MPLSWADGTQMAQKPENRVLKILHVISQLGQGGQETQLYYYIKGTRDACDHRVVALAQGGIFKERLSELGVVVRDLERRGRGDPHRLMRLVMEIRRYKPDIIHGHLFTGNLYSLIARRIAYPMGARPPLLSIRVTTRPQRSWMVDRMEGFTFRSSQMVIVNAHALREEICENYGVPPSRVRVLPNVLVPDRFQIQESREEIRRELGFPEEAVMAGHIASFSPEKRHDLLLNAFSQAMIRAPQIRLALIGDGPDRKKIACQAVELGIADRIHWLGWRDDVPRLLKAMDLTINASDREGSCNAILESLAMGIPVVATSVGGTPEALDQGRAGILVPPNEAAPMAEGIAKLACDALRRKSMGEAGRRIIQTRNSPSEVLPLLLSLYHEVNLGREVSTA, encoded by the coding sequence GTGCCCCTTTCTTGGGCGGATGGGACTCAGATGGCCCAGAAACCGGAAAACCGGGTTCTGAAGATTCTCCATGTCATCAGCCAACTTGGGCAGGGTGGCCAGGAGACGCAGCTTTATTATTACATCAAAGGAACCCGAGACGCCTGCGATCACCGCGTGGTCGCGTTGGCCCAAGGAGGCATCTTCAAAGAACGTCTGAGTGAACTTGGTGTCGTGGTTCGCGATCTCGAACGGCGCGGGCGTGGAGATCCACATCGCTTGATGCGGTTGGTCATGGAAATCCGCCGTTATAAGCCGGATATTATCCACGGCCATCTTTTCACCGGCAATCTTTACAGTCTCATCGCGCGGCGCATCGCTTATCCGATGGGCGCAAGACCCCCCCTCCTCTCCATACGCGTCACAACAAGACCTCAACGATCCTGGATGGTGGATCGGATGGAGGGATTCACTTTCCGGTCATCCCAGATGGTCATCGTCAATGCCCATGCTCTTCGAGAGGAGATCTGCGAGAATTACGGAGTTCCGCCAAGCCGGGTGCGGGTGCTGCCCAATGTTCTGGTGCCCGACCGGTTTCAGATCCAGGAATCGAGGGAAGAGATCCGCCGGGAGCTGGGATTCCCCGAAGAGGCGGTTATGGCAGGGCATATCGCTTCGTTTTCGCCGGAGAAGCGGCACGATCTCTTGCTCAATGCCTTTTCCCAGGCTATGATTCGAGCGCCTCAAATCCGCTTGGCCCTTATCGGCGATGGCCCGGATCGGAAGAAGATCGCGTGTCAGGCGGTAGAGCTCGGAATCGCGGACCGGATCCATTGGCTGGGCTGGAGAGATGATGTCCCCCGGCTGCTGAAAGCGATGGATCTCACCATCAACGCCTCAGATCGCGAAGGTTCCTGCAATGCGATTCTCGAATCGCTGGCCATGGGGATTCCCGTCGTCGCAACCAGCGTTGGCGGGACACCGGAAGCCTTGGATCAGGGGAGGGCCGGCATCCTGGTTCCGCCCAATGAGGCGGCGCCGATGGCTGAAGGCATCGCCAAGCTTGCTTGCGACGCCCTCCGTCGGAAGAGCATGGGAGAAGCCGGGCGGCGGATTATCCAAACGCGCAACAGCCCCTCAGAGGTTCTCCCATTACTCCTGTCACTCTATCATGAGGTGAATCTAGGTCGGGAGGTATCCACGGCATGA
- a CDS encoding YihY/virulence factor BrkB family protein — translation METDRSAKARFHQQVRESHLGSLLQKLAVWRRQIRRFLDSYIWDQDLSQKSWFIAFLYRQLRVGVILIKGCVRGRIALRASAMTFTTLLTLVPLLILTFSIIRALGGFGDLEIRLEGFILDNIAPGSQQQVQSWMLDFFRSVRAGTYNGISLMILLGGGLGLLGTVEGAFNDVWGIHRGRNLFHRFSTYTTIIFFGPLLIGLSLSMTASLKTSELWDGLRTTIPVASFILSALFQLIPIILTCIAFTLMYVIIPNARVRVRAALPAGFAAGVLWEISKWGYGLYLGRATHYGALYGSLAAIPLFMVWVYLTWLVVLFGAHLTFAQESADDIRIEEGAVHAGLKDRFAAGLYIILTAAACHRTGQPPPDLAGLARRLGLPLRLFRIAAEILIEGKLLLQVSTHSRDWALVPAQDPEGITLLGIWHAFCEVPEGGGCDEGEVPKPRSGISQTDPPWREVESLLLQMESALDGTWGKITLAQLLDRLLVATNAMPETPRLVSFPKKSLDQGQGPVD, via the coding sequence ATGGAGACGGACCGGTCCGCAAAAGCCCGCTTCCACCAACAAGTAAGGGAGAGCCATCTGGGGAGTTTACTCCAAAAACTGGCCGTATGGCGACGCCAGATCCGCAGGTTTTTAGATTCCTATATCTGGGATCAGGACCTGTCGCAGAAATCCTGGTTTATCGCCTTTCTCTACCGGCAGCTGCGGGTGGGCGTCATTCTCATCAAGGGGTGCGTCCGCGGCCGGATCGCGCTGCGCGCCTCGGCCATGACCTTCACAACGCTGCTGACGCTGGTCCCGCTGCTTATTTTAACATTTTCAATCATTCGGGCCCTGGGGGGCTTCGGCGATCTGGAGATCCGGCTCGAAGGCTTTATCCTTGATAATATCGCGCCCGGCAGCCAGCAGCAGGTGCAGAGCTGGATGCTCGACTTCTTTCGCAGTGTCCGCGCCGGGACCTACAATGGAATCTCCCTCATGATCCTGCTCGGTGGCGGCCTCGGTTTGCTCGGCACCGTCGAGGGGGCCTTTAACGATGTGTGGGGAATCCATCGGGGACGGAACCTCTTTCATCGCTTCTCCACCTACACCACCATCATCTTCTTCGGTCCGCTCTTGATCGGTTTGTCCCTTTCAATGACGGCCAGCCTCAAGACATCCGAATTATGGGACGGCCTCCGCACCACCATACCGGTCGCCTCCTTCATCCTGTCGGCGTTGTTTCAGCTGATTCCGATCATCCTTACCTGCATCGCCTTTACACTCATGTATGTCATCATACCGAACGCCCGCGTCCGGGTGAGAGCCGCTCTGCCGGCCGGCTTTGCCGCAGGCGTCCTCTGGGAAATTTCAAAATGGGGATACGGCCTATACCTCGGAAGGGCGACGCATTACGGGGCGCTCTATGGTTCCCTTGCAGCGATTCCCCTATTCATGGTTTGGGTTTACTTGACCTGGCTCGTTGTCCTCTTCGGCGCCCATCTGACCTTCGCACAGGAATCGGCGGATGACATCCGCATCGAAGAGGGCGCGGTCCATGCCGGATTGAAAGACCGTTTCGCGGCCGGATTATACATTATCCTGACGGCCGCCGCCTGCCACCGCACCGGGCAGCCGCCGCCCGACCTCGCCGGACTGGCGCGGCGATTGGGCCTGCCGCTGCGGCTCTTCCGTATCGCCGCGGAAATACTGATTGAGGGGAAGCTTCTCCTCCAGGTTTCCACCCATTCCAGGGATTGGGCCCTGGTGCCCGCACAAGATCCCGAGGGGATCACTCTTCTCGGCATTTGGCACGCCTTCTGTGAAGTGCCCGAAGGGGGCGGGTGTGATGAAGGTGAAGTGCCGAAGCCCCGCAGCGGGATATCCCAGACGGATCCCCCCTGGCGTGAGGTGGAATCCCTGCTTCTGCAAATGGAATCCGCCCTTGATGGAACTTGGGGAAAGATTACACTCGCACAGTTATTGGACCGGTTACTCGTGGCAACCAATGCCATGCCCGAAACCCCCCGCTTGGTCTCCTTCCCAAAGAAGAGCTTGGATCAGGGACAGGGGCCTGTGGATTAA
- a CDS encoding VOC family protein: MPQGSIDWLEIPASDLDASPKFYEKVFGWKIMRDDKWPDFPMFKDAGGKMSGGFSKQAKPNTEPGILLYITVDDIDAALAKVKANKGTPVQKKTTISEEVGWWASFKDPGGNTMGLFQTVKR; this comes from the coding sequence ATGCCTCAAGGATCTATTGATTGGCTGGAGATCCCCGCATCGGATCTCGATGCCTCTCCAAAATTCTATGAGAAGGTCTTTGGCTGGAAGATAATGCGAGATGACAAATGGCCTGATTTCCCCATGTTCAAGGACGCCGGCGGCAAGATGAGCGGAGGATTCTCCAAACAGGCCAAACCCAACACCGAGCCGGGAATCTTGTTGTACATCACCGTGGATGATATCGATGCGGCGCTCGCCAAGGTCAAGGCAAACAAAGGGACGCCCGTTCAAAAGAAGACAACGATTTCCGAGGAGGTCGGCTGGTGGGCGTCGTTCAAGGATCCCGGCGGTAATACAATGGGGTTATTCCAGACCGTGAAGCGATAG
- a CDS encoding PTS sugar transporter subunit IIA, which yields MLKSEMILMELETENPPEPEDASIRDRYIWNIKDSVLKELADLMDKSGRVGNRTRLLRDLQNRERKATTGIGRGFAIPHVRTREAREFLFGLARSTAGVHFDALDQDPVHIFLCFVAPPHDDQLYLSIYRRIAEAITTTTVLEELMAARDEGEILRAMKWFD from the coding sequence TTGCTTAAATCAGAAATGATCCTCATGGAGCTGGAAACGGAGAACCCTCCGGAACCGGAAGATGCGTCTATCCGGGATCGCTACATCTGGAATATTAAAGATTCTGTTCTGAAGGAGCTTGCCGATCTGATGGACAAATCGGGCCGGGTGGGGAACAGAACCCGGTTACTGCGCGATCTCCAGAACCGTGAGAGAAAAGCGACCACCGGGATCGGCCGGGGATTCGCCATTCCCCATGTTCGTACGCGGGAAGCGCGTGAATTTCTCTTCGGTCTGGCGCGATCCACGGCCGGAGTCCATTTTGACGCGTTGGATCAAGACCCCGTACACATCTTTCTCTGTTTTGTCGCCCCGCCGCATGACGATCAGCTCTACCTCTCGATCTACAGACGGATTGCAGAAGCCATTACGACGACGACTGTTCTGGAGGAACTCATGGCGGCCCGCGATGAGGGAGAGATCCTGCGGGCGATGAAATGGTTTGATTAA
- a CDS encoding SDR family oxidoreductase produces MIDLRGSKALVTGGSRGIGAACCRLLARAGCDIAVHYRERVDEARRLAEEIVAMGRQALTISADISDPQQVRHLVGQAATELNGLNIVVGNAGIWKGAAVAEMTNAEWDEMIGINLSGLFYLSRESIPHLRLAGGSLIFIASTAGQRGEAGHAHYAASKGGVIALTRSLAVELAPAKIRVNAVSPGWIRTDMTEALLRPDRIDESLKEPIPLGRPGEPEDVAGPVVFLASPLARHITGAIINVNGGAVLA; encoded by the coding sequence ATGATCGACCTAAGGGGAAGCAAAGCTTTGGTCACAGGCGGATCCCGGGGGATCGGAGCGGCCTGTTGCCGTCTTCTGGCCCGTGCCGGATGCGATATCGCGGTCCATTATCGAGAGCGTGTCGATGAGGCGCGGCGGCTGGCCGAAGAGATCGTGGCGATGGGCCGCCAGGCCCTGACCATTTCAGCTGATATTTCCGACCCGCAGCAGGTCCGCCATCTGGTCGGTCAGGCGGCGACCGAACTCAATGGATTAAACATTGTTGTCGGCAACGCGGGAATTTGGAAAGGAGCCGCGGTCGCAGAGATGACTAACGCCGAGTGGGATGAAATGATCGGCATTAACCTCTCGGGCCTCTTCTATCTTTCCCGCGAATCGATCCCACATCTTCGATTGGCCGGCGGCTCGCTGATCTTCATCGCCTCCACCGCCGGCCAGCGCGGCGAAGCGGGCCACGCCCACTACGCGGCCAGCAAGGGCGGCGTCATCGCACTGACCCGGTCTCTGGCGGTTGAACTCGCGCCCGCTAAGATCCGCGTCAATGCCGTGTCTCCCGGGTGGATCCGGACCGATATGACGGAAGCCCTTCTGCGGCCCGACCGGATCGATGAATCGTTAAAGGAACCGATTCCTTTGGGACGACCGGGTGAGCCGGAGGATGTCGCCGGACCGGTCGTTTTTCTGGCGTCCCCCTTGGCCCGGCATATTACCGGCGCGATCATCAATGTCAACGGAGGCGCCGTCTTGGCATAG
- a CDS encoding type VI secretion system contractile sheath large subunit — MPESPLDLVVLSDLAPHAMKPHPPRLRRMDKEELADYFKELSPSCPVAATWSQSPGPTVVVPFEDIRALRPEGIALKSPAAAELMRLRGLIDGLKKGIIPLSMVKEQLKELKGPQELVLAAQEALSGGADPDPATTPSPGDDARQAPPMPGLPRPSGDPLENLLNMVDIDAPPADPESSAASRGLDRIIRELIGVARSSGNPSSKVMDRLLSDIDDAIGSVLRGILHSSPFQALESSWLGLRFLVRRIDFRSGVRLHVVATPRSDLESALQKTVFPFTDGQREEGRTPVVILDYDFGADDLPTLRKLTEMAAERRVPVITSMTPSILGMRSIEEIHDSAEPTENLPEPEWSQFRETDDSRWLTTAMNRFLLRLPYGPEGDRVKGFTFEENPPEGDPAYLWGRPGWILGVLVAGSFATTGWGTMLTGPGGAVVDDLPVHLTKRRAGDLIQCPLETLLSEQQLLLLSLSGFTTLATGRQSDQIFLITVPTLYKSDHTTASKERHRDARQATLPYQLMLAQITALVDHLYRWIDRRSAAEEIGRTLAKGLQFLIEGPGEPFVEISSGVLRDDPGGSESVALRIIPVGGPLRGLPDIYMEMSITR; from the coding sequence ATGCCCGAGAGCCCACTTGATCTTGTCGTTCTCTCCGACCTCGCGCCGCATGCGATGAAACCGCATCCACCGCGTTTACGGCGGATGGATAAGGAGGAGCTCGCCGATTATTTCAAGGAACTCTCCCCCTCTTGTCCCGTCGCGGCCACATGGTCTCAAAGCCCCGGCCCCACGGTGGTTGTTCCTTTCGAAGATATTCGCGCCCTCAGACCCGAGGGGATCGCCCTAAAGAGCCCGGCGGCGGCTGAACTCATGCGCCTGCGGGGGCTCATCGACGGATTGAAGAAGGGCATCATCCCCCTCTCCATGGTGAAGGAGCAGTTGAAGGAACTGAAGGGACCGCAGGAACTGGTTCTGGCGGCGCAGGAAGCCCTATCAGGAGGGGCCGATCCCGATCCAGCGACGACACCCTCGCCGGGAGATGACGCCCGGCAGGCGCCGCCCATGCCGGGTCTTCCCCGCCCTTCGGGTGATCCCCTCGAAAACCTCCTCAATATGGTGGACATAGACGCACCTCCCGCTGATCCCGAGAGTTCAGCGGCCTCACGGGGATTGGATCGCATCATCAGGGAGCTTATCGGCGTCGCCCGCTCCAGCGGCAATCCCTCTTCCAAAGTCATGGACCGGCTTCTCTCAGATATCGATGACGCCATCGGATCGGTCCTGCGCGGGATCCTTCATTCATCCCCCTTTCAGGCTTTGGAATCGTCTTGGCTCGGACTTCGTTTTCTTGTGCGCCGGATCGACTTCCGATCCGGCGTCCGGCTGCACGTTGTTGCAACCCCGCGATCGGATCTGGAGTCGGCGCTGCAGAAGACCGTCTTCCCGTTCACCGACGGACAGAGAGAGGAAGGCCGGACACCGGTCGTGATCCTCGATTACGATTTCGGCGCCGACGATCTCCCCACATTGCGGAAGCTCACGGAAATGGCGGCGGAGCGGCGCGTTCCGGTCATCACTTCCATGACACCGTCCATCCTCGGCATGCGCTCGATTGAAGAGATTCACGACTCGGCCGAGCCGACCGAAAATCTCCCGGAGCCCGAGTGGTCCCAATTCCGCGAGACCGATGATTCCCGCTGGTTGACCACGGCCATGAACCGCTTTCTTCTTCGCCTCCCCTATGGCCCGGAGGGTGACAGGGTGAAGGGCTTCACGTTTGAGGAGAACCCGCCGGAGGGGGATCCCGCCTATCTCTGGGGCCGCCCCGGATGGATCCTGGGTGTGCTTGTCGCCGGCAGTTTCGCAACAACGGGATGGGGAACGATGCTGACCGGACCGGGGGGGGCGGTTGTTGATGATCTTCCCGTTCACCTCACAAAACGCCGGGCCGGCGATCTTATACAATGCCCGTTGGAAACTCTTCTTTCAGAGCAACAACTCCTGCTGCTGTCGCTTTCCGGCTTCACAACCCTGGCCACAGGGCGCCAATCGGATCAAATCTTCCTCATCACCGTCCCGACATTGTACAAATCCGATCATACCACCGCCTCAAAAGAGCGGCATAGGGACGCGCGGCAGGCGACACTTCCTTATCAACTCATGCTGGCTCAGATCACCGCGCTGGTGGACCATCTCTATCGTTGGATCGACCGCCGCAGCGCCGCGGAAGAGATCGGACGAACGCTCGCGAAGGGACTTCAATTCCTGATAGAGGGTCCCGGGGAACCCTTTGTCGAGATTTCATCAGGTGTTCTCAGAGACGACCCCGGCGGGAGCGAGTCCGTTGCCTTGAGAATCATACCGGTTGGCGGGCCCTTGAGAGGTCTTCCGGATATCTACATGGAGATGTCCATCACCCGGTAA
- a CDS encoding type VI secretion system contractile sheath large subunit produces MKCQAWRILIVADLGVASSKPIVCDTAYDWMKALRPEIEIKPPKGNPRTEPVRLNPTDLEMLKPDNFIKNLEPAGPVDAALLDAILHDPAFQRLESAVCGISTLKTYCEASCSVEIVSTPRKDLAENFRSAVFDYMMQDASAGDPYSLILLDFDFTHQAASLAALRDIARMAKVMQAPIVASASPGFFDFRYMAHVSKLGDLTSRLVDSSHLGWIQFQATDEARWTALTINRYLQRAPYQTENYTETVKEAEPESFLWGRGIYLVGSAVARSVKEYGHALAISGGQGGMFAGLPVRPYPVAANESVPLAAETALEEMKVLELYRAGFIPVWGKLRSDTVALPMMVTTFRMRPGTLTLEGTLPYQLTAARLAQCCILLLDHLPAGGPEETAEFIRLELTTLLGELAGEQPDKAVQIEVLQEEGQSPAAHVMIHPKVTLEGKPLEFEFMLPLRGC; encoded by the coding sequence ATGAAATGCCAGGCTTGGAGAATCCTTATTGTCGCCGATCTCGGCGTTGCCTCTTCGAAGCCGATTGTCTGTGACACGGCGTATGACTGGATGAAGGCGCTGCGTCCGGAGATTGAAATAAAGCCGCCGAAGGGGAATCCCCGCACAGAACCGGTTCGATTGAATCCGACTGATCTTGAAATGTTAAAGCCGGATAATTTCATTAAAAATTTGGAGCCCGCAGGTCCCGTCGACGCCGCTCTTCTGGATGCTATACTTCACGACCCGGCCTTCCAGCGGCTGGAATCGGCTGTATGCGGTATCAGCACCCTCAAAACTTATTGTGAAGCCTCCTGTTCGGTTGAGATCGTTTCGACCCCCAGGAAGGATCTCGCCGAGAATTTCCGCTCCGCTGTCTTTGACTACATGATGCAGGACGCCTCAGCCGGCGATCCGTACAGTCTTATCCTTTTGGATTTTGACTTCACGCACCAAGCCGCAAGCCTTGCCGCCCTGCGGGATATCGCAAGAATGGCAAAGGTGATGCAGGCTCCGATCGTGGCCTCGGCGTCACCCGGATTTTTTGATTTCAGGTACATGGCGCATGTCTCCAAGCTGGGCGATCTGACATCGCGCTTGGTCGACTCGTCCCATCTCGGCTGGATTCAGTTCCAGGCGACGGATGAGGCGCGCTGGACGGCCCTGACCATCAATCGATACCTCCAGCGGGCGCCGTATCAAACGGAGAATTACACAGAGACGGTCAAAGAGGCTGAGCCCGAGAGCTTTTTATGGGGACGGGGCATCTATCTGGTGGGATCTGCAGTCGCCCGTAGTGTTAAAGAGTACGGCCATGCCCTGGCTATCTCCGGCGGACAGGGGGGGATGTTTGCCGGGCTGCCGGTCCGGCCGTATCCCGTGGCGGCGAACGAGAGTGTTCCTCTGGCGGCGGAGACGGCCCTGGAAGAGATGAAGGTCCTGGAGCTCTACCGGGCCGGCTTCATACCGGTATGGGGCAAATTGCGGAGTGATACAGTCGCCCTGCCGATGATGGTGACCACTTTCCGCATGAGGCCGGGAACATTAACATTAGAAGGGACCCTTCCGTACCAGCTCACAGCGGCGCGGCTGGCGCAATGCTGCATCCTGCTGCTGGATCATCTCCCCGCCGGGGGACCTGAAGAGACGGCTGAGTTCATCCGCTTGGAATTGACAACGCTTCTCGGGGAGCTGGCCGGTGAGCAGCCCGATAAGGCGGTTCAGATCGAGGTACTGCAGGAGGAAGGCCAATCCCCGGCCGCTCATGTCATGATTCACCCAAAGGTAACGCTCGAGGGCAAGCCTCTGGAGTTTGAATTTATGCTGCCGCTGAGGGGGTGTTGA
- a CDS encoding tetratricopeptide repeat protein, whose protein sequence is MITILIGSIVLCLLFAPFAHAEDLPVFDKLWNYDKPDETEKAFREILPQAEASGNLAYLLQLKTQIARTLGLQREFSQAHDLLDEVEKALTTDLSGDRAGDRAGDLSVAWIRYFLERGRLLNSSGNPEASRSFFLQAWELGRRTGNDFYTVDAAHMMAIVSPSEHQMTWNKKALEIAEASEDKRARGWLGSLYNNMGWTYNDLGEYEKALVLFEKAWEFRKDQADAGGARIAKWCVAHALRKMGRIDRALEMQRELEEEILAEGADPDGFVYEEIAECLYETGRPEEAAPYYRKAYQLLKEIHWVAQGEPERLERLKQRGG, encoded by the coding sequence ATGATCACCATACTTATCGGCTCCATCGTTCTTTGTCTCCTCTTCGCGCCGTTCGCGCACGCGGAGGATCTTCCCGTTTTCGACAAGCTCTGGAACTATGACAAACCGGATGAAACCGAGAAGGCGTTCCGAGAGATCCTGCCCCAGGCCGAAGCATCGGGAAACCTTGCTTATCTCCTGCAATTGAAAACACAGATCGCGCGAACACTCGGCCTTCAGCGGGAATTTTCACAAGCCCATGATCTCCTTGATGAGGTGGAGAAGGCTCTCACAACGGATCTCTCGGGTGACCGGGCGGGTGACCGGGCGGGTGACCTCTCCGTCGCCTGGATCCGTTATTTTCTTGAGCGGGGGCGTCTTCTCAATTCTTCGGGCAACCCCGAGGCCTCGCGCTCCTTCTTTCTGCAGGCCTGGGAGTTGGGGCGGAGGACTGGAAACGATTTCTATACCGTCGACGCCGCCCACATGATGGCGATCGTTTCGCCGTCCGAGCACCAAATGACGTGGAATAAAAAGGCATTGGAGATCGCTGAAGCATCCGAAGATAAACGCGCGCGAGGATGGCTGGGATCGTTGTACAATAACATGGGATGGACCTATAACGATCTCGGCGAATATGAGAAGGCTCTCGTGCTTTTTGAAAAGGCCTGGGAGTTTAGAAAAGACCAAGCGGATGCCGGCGGCGCGCGCATCGCGAAATGGTGCGTCGCGCACGCACTGCGCAAAATGGGCCGGATCGATCGCGCGTTGGAGATGCAACGGGAGCTCGAAGAGGAGATCCTCGCGGAGGGCGCCGACCCTGATGGTTTTGTCTATGAAGAGATCGCGGAATGCCTCTATGAGACGGGCCGGCCCGAGGAAGCGGCGCCCTATTACCGAAAAGCCTATCAACTGCTCAAAGAAATCCACTGGGTGGCGCAAGGCGAGCCCGAACGCCTGGAGCGCCTCAAGCAACGCGGCGGCTGA